In Micromonospora inyonensis, the genomic window GGATGAGCGAGGTGATCGTGGAGACCGCCAAGGTGGCGGCGGACCGGGTGGTGGTGGTCTCCGGCCCCAACCTGGCCCCCGAGATCGCCGCCGGGCAGCCGGCCGCCACGGTGGTCGCCTGCACCGACATCGGGCGGGCCACCCTGGTGCAGCGCGCGGTCACCACGCCGTACTTCCGGCCGTACACCAACGACGACGTGATCGGCTGCGAGCTGGGTGGGGCGGTCAAGAACGTGATCGCCCTGGCGTACGGCATCGCCACCGCGATGGGCTTCGGGGACAATACCCGCGCCATGCTGATCACCCGGGGGCTGGCCGAGACCGCCCGGCTGGGCGTGGCGCTCGGCGCGGACCCGCTGACCTTCGCCGGCCTGGCCGGCATGGGTGACCTGGTCGGCACCTGCTCGTCGCCGTTGTCGCGCAACCGTACGTTCGGCGAGCACCTGGGCCGGGGGGAGACCCTGGAGCAGGCGCAGGTGGCCACCCGGCAGACCGCCGAGGGGGTCAAGAGCTGCCTGGCGATCCGCGACCTGGCCCGTGCGCACAGGGTGGAGATGCCCATCACCGAGCAGGTCGAACGGGTCTGTCACGAGGGCGTCGACCCGCGTCTGGCGGTCCGGGCGCTGATGAGTCGCACCACGAAGCCGGAGTAGGACGGATGGACGCGGGGGAGCCGGGAAGCGCCCTGCCGGTCGACTGGGCGGACGGGACCCGCTGCGTGCATGCCGGACTGCCCGAACCCGCCCCGGGGCAGCCGTTCCTGCCCGGTCCGGTCTTCGCCGCGCCGTACCACCTCGACCCGTGGCAGGGGCCGGCGGGCAGCCCGAACGGCTACGGCCGCCCGGACAACCCGACCCGCCGGCTGCTCGAGGCGGCGATCGGGGAACTGGAGGGGGGCGACTGCCGGGTCTTCGCCAGCGGCCAGGCCGCGATCACCGGGCTGCTGCTGGCCGTGCTGCGTCCCGGGGACACCGTGCTGCTTCCTGCCGACGGGTACTTCCCGGTCCGGTCCTTCGCCACCGACACCCTCGCCGGGATCGGGGTCACGGTGGGGTTCGCGCCGACCGCCGGACCGTACCCGACGCTTCACGGCATACGCCTGGTGCTGCTGGAGACCCCGGCAAACCCCGGCCTGGACGTCTGCGACGTCGCCGCGCTGGCGGAGCGGGCGCACGCCGCCGGGGCGCTGCTCGCGGTGGACAACACCACCGCCACCCCGCTCGGGCAACGCCCGCTGGACCTCGGCGCGGACCTGGTGGTCGCCTCCGGCACCAAGGCCCTGACCGGTCACTCCGACCTGCTGCTCGGCTACGTCGCCAGCCGGTCGGCCGAGCTGCTGGCGACGGTGACCGCCTGGCGCACCACCACCGGCGCGGTGCCCGGCGCGTTCGACGCCTGGCTGGCGCACCGCTCGCTGGCCACCCTGGACCTGCGGCTGGCCCGGCAGTCGGCGAACGCCGGGGCGGTGGCCCGGCTGCTCGCCGACCGTCCCGACGTGACCGGGGTGCGCTGGCCGGGGCTGCCCGACGACCCGTCCCATCCGGTGGCGTCGGTCCAGATGCGCCGGCTGCCGGGGATCGTCTCGTTCGACCTCGGCGACGCCGGGCGGGTCGCCCGGTTCGTCGCGGCGTCGCGGCTGGTCGCCGCCGCCACCTCGTTCGGTGGGCTGCACACCACCGCCGACCGGCGGGCCCAGTGGGGCGACGACACCGCGCCGGGCTTCGTCCGGCTCTCCTGCGGCGTGGAGGACACCGCCGACCTGGTGGCCGACCTGACCGCCGCCCTGAACGCCGTGTCCCCGGCGTGACCGCGTATCCCGACCGCCCCGCCCTCGTGCACCTGCTCCGCGCCGCCGGTTGTGTCTTCGCCGAGGACGAGGCGGACCTGCTCATCGCCGCCGCCGACTCACCCGCGACGCTGGCGGCGCTCGCCGACCGCCGGGTGGCCGGTGATCCCCTGGAACACCTGCTCGGGTGGGCCGAGTTCGGCGGCCTGCGGGTGTCCGTCGCACCGGGGGTGTTCGTGCCCCGGCGACGCACCGCGTTGCTGGCCACCGCCGCCGAGGCGGTGGCCGGGCCGGAACCGGTGGTGGTGGAACTCTGCTGTGGCTCCGGGGCCGTCTCGCTGCTGCTGGCACGGCGGCTGCGGCCCCGCTGGCAGGCCGCCGCCGACGTCGACCAGGCCGCCGTCGCGTGCGCCCGGCGCAACCTGGCCGGGCTGGGCGTGCCGGTGTACGAGGGCGACCTGTTCGACCCGCTGCCGGCCCACTGGCGGGGTCGGCTGGACCTGGTCGTGGCGAACGCGCCGTACGTGCCGACGTCGGCGGTGGAGTTGATGCCGCCCGAGGCCCGCCTGCACGAGCCGACCGTGGCGCTGGACGGCGGATCGGACGGGCTCGCCGTGCTGCGCCGGCTGGCCGTGGACGCGGTGCGGTGGCTCGCCCCGGGCGGGCACCTGGTGGTGGAGGTCGGCGGGAGTCAGGTCGACGCGCTCTGCGCGGCGCTGGCCCGGTGTGGCCTGGTGCCCACGGTCACCCGCTCGGCGGAACTCGACGCGACCGCGGTCACCGCTCGCCTGGTCGGTGAGACCGCGACCGAGGGGTGAGCGGGATCGTCACCACCTGATCCGTGGAGTGCACCCGGTCGGACGCCCGCCGCAACAGCGAACGCCTGTGGCAGGCGGCGACGGCGCTCTTCGCCGAGCGCGGCCTGACCGTGCCGCTCAAGGAGATCGCCCGGGAGGCCGGAGCGGAGGAGGGGCCTGAGGAAGGGGTGGGTGGGCCCCTTCCTGTCGGGTGCAGGAAAGAGCCCGGTCCGTCACGCCCGGGCCGACGCGGGCGGAGCGCCGGCGAAGGCGGTCCAGACGGTCGGGGGGAAGAGGAGCACCGGGCCGTCCGGGTCCTTGGAGTCGCGGACCGCGACGGTGCCCGGGACGACCGCCATCTCCACGCAGGCGCCCTCGTCTCCACTGTGGCTGCTCTTGCGCCAACGGGCCGTGGCCAGCGCCGGATGGGCCGTCGGTGTCATGTCTACCGTCCCTTCAGAAGTCGAACGAGTTGGTCGCGGCTGTCCGCCGGGCTGAGCGCGACGCTCCGCAGGTGTTCCATGATCTTGGTGCAGGTACGCAGCTCACCCGGACGGTCGAGGACCATCTGACCGGCCACCGTCTCCACCGAGGCGATGATCGGGTCCTCCGGGTCGGGGAACTCCAGGATGTGCAGGGAGCCCCGGGTGCCCCGGTGGTAACCGGCCGTCAGCGGGATGACCTGGACGGTGATGTTGGGTAGCTCGATCATCTTGAGCAGGTGGTCGAGCTGCGCCGCCATCACCGCCTGGTCACCGACCGGGCGGAGCAGGGCCCCCTCGTCGATGATCGCGTCGAAGATGGGCGGCTCCGGCCCGGTCAGCCGCTGCTGCCGGTCCAACCGGGCCTTCACCCGCTGCTCGACCCCCTCGTCGGTGAGCGTGTGCGGGCCGCCCCGCATCACCGCCCGGATGTAGTCGGCGGTCTGGAGCAGGCCCGGCACCACGGACGGCTCGAAGTTGGCGATGGCGCTCGCCTCGGCCTCCAGGGCGATGAAGTCGATGGTCCGTTTGTCGAGGACGTACGAGTACGACACCCACCAGCCGGGTTTGCGGGCGTCCTTGGCCAGCGCGACGGCGGCGTCGACGTCCTCCGCGCCGACACCGTAGAGCGTGAGCAGCGCCCGGACGGTGGCCGGGCTGACCAGCGTCTGGGCGTTCTCGTAGCGGGACAGGGTGCTGCGGGTGCTGTTGATCTCGTCCGCTGCGGCCTCGAGGGTCAGGCCGGCCGCTTCCCGGTGGCTGCGCAGCGCGATGCCGAGCCGACGGGCCCGGGCGGTCTTCGGTGCCATGCCCCGATCGTCGCACAGATCCATGGGAATACGTACATGAGAGAGGGGGGATGAGAGTTGCATTCATGCTGTTCGAGGTGTCAGGCTGTCACCGAGTCCTCACCGCCGGTGGTCGTGGCGACGGTGGTGGTGAGCGACGGAGGGGAAATGAGACGCGTGGTGGTCGGGTTCCCACTCCCCCACCCGACCACCACGTGTCTCCCACCAGGGCGCACCGGAAGGGGATCGCCGATGACCACCGGTTGCTGGCCTCGGGTGTCGCGTTGCCGCTGGTGCGCACGCCCGGTGCTGCGGGACAACGAGGGCACGTGGATCCACGCCGACCTCGCCTACGTCTGCCGGGACTCCTCCGGCGGCCTCGCGGCCACCACTGCCGAGCCCGAGCAGGTGCGCCGTGCGTCCTGACGCCGGGCGTCCGCGACCCCACTGCCGGCCCGGGCAGGGGAGTGCGCGACGCACCGGGAAGTGCCGGACGACGGGAGCGGCCGTCCGGTACGGCGTGCCGCGTCACGCGTGGGGGGGCGTGGCGCGGCACGCGCCGTTCGGCACCGGGGGGCCGACGTTGCCCCGGGTGTCGCCGGGCACGATGGGAACCGGCGGAGGTGGTCCCCGGTGACCCGGTTCCTGGTGGTGCTCACCGACGTCCGCCCGCTCGACGGCGTGCTCCGCAACGAGCGGACCATGCCGGAGCGGCGACGCCAGGTGGTCAGCGCGAGCAGCCGGGCCGCCGCCGACCGGATCGCCGCCGCCTTCATGGCGCTCGGTATGGTCCGCGCCGGCCGGCAGCGGGTCAAGGTGATCGCCGTGGGACGCCGTTACGGCAGCTGCTGACCCGTCCCACGGTGCGCCCCGACCGCCCGAGCACCGACTGCCGGGGCACCGGATCAGAGCAGCCGGCGCCGCTTGAGGTAGGCGACCAGGTCGTCGTAGACGCCGCCCTCGTTGGCGAACATGGCGACGTTGCGAGCGGTCGCCAGCCACGGACGCGTCGAGGGCCGGACCTCCCTCAGCGCCCGGTCGAGGTCACCCTGCCCGATCATCCGCACCTCGCCCCGGCGTACCGAGTCGGCCATCGCGAACTCGGCGGCGGTCTCGCACAGGTGGGCCAGGTCCGCACCGGAGAAGTCCTCGGTCGCGGCCACCACCTTGCGCAGGTCGATCCCGGCGATCGGCCGGTCCCGCAGGTGGTACTCCAGGATCGCGCGGCGGGCT contains:
- a CDS encoding NAD(P)H-dependent glycerol-3-phosphate dehydrogenase, which gives rise to MSGHVAVLGAGSWGTAFAKILADAGREVAIWARRPPVAEAIRLRGRNPEYLPDLRLPHRVTATGDAVEAISGAEVVVLAVPSQTLRGNLAEWASHLEPDATLVSLMKGIELGTTKRMSEVIVETAKVAADRVVVVSGPNLAPEIAAGQPAATVVACTDIGRATLVQRAVTTPYFRPYTNDDVIGCELGGAVKNVIALAYGIATAMGFGDNTRAMLITRGLAETARLGVALGADPLTFAGLAGMGDLVGTCSSPLSRNRTFGEHLGRGETLEQAQVATRQTAEGVKSCLAIRDLARAHRVEMPITEQVERVCHEGVDPRLAVRALMSRTTKPE
- a CDS encoding cystathionine gamma-lyase; this encodes MDAGEPGSALPVDWADGTRCVHAGLPEPAPGQPFLPGPVFAAPYHLDPWQGPAGSPNGYGRPDNPTRRLLEAAIGELEGGDCRVFASGQAAITGLLLAVLRPGDTVLLPADGYFPVRSFATDTLAGIGVTVGFAPTAGPYPTLHGIRLVLLETPANPGLDVCDVAALAERAHAAGALLAVDNTTATPLGQRPLDLGADLVVASGTKALTGHSDLLLGYVASRSAELLATVTAWRTTTGAVPGAFDAWLAHRSLATLDLRLARQSANAGAVARLLADRPDVTGVRWPGLPDDPSHPVASVQMRRLPGIVSFDLGDAGRVARFVAASRLVAAATSFGGLHTTADRRAQWGDDTAPGFVRLSCGVEDTADLVADLTAALNAVSPA
- a CDS encoding putative protein N(5)-glutamine methyltransferase; translated protein: MTAYPDRPALVHLLRAAGCVFAEDEADLLIAAADSPATLAALADRRVAGDPLEHLLGWAEFGGLRVSVAPGVFVPRRRTALLATAAEAVAGPEPVVVELCCGSGAVSLLLARRLRPRWQAAADVDQAAVACARRNLAGLGVPVYEGDLFDPLPAHWRGRLDLVVANAPYVPTSAVELMPPEARLHEPTVALDGGSDGLAVLRRLAVDAVRWLAPGGHLVVEVGGSQVDALCAALARCGLVPTVTRSAELDATAVTARLVGETATEG
- a CDS encoding DUF397 domain-containing protein, with product MTPTAHPALATARWRKSSHSGDEGACVEMAVVPGTVAVRDSKDPDGPVLLFPPTVWTAFAGAPPASARA
- a CDS encoding helix-turn-helix domain-containing protein; the protein is MAPKTARARRLGIALRSHREAAGLTLEAAADEINSTRSTLSRYENAQTLVSPATVRALLTLYGVGAEDVDAAVALAKDARKPGWWVSYSYVLDKRTIDFIALEAEASAIANFEPSVVPGLLQTADYIRAVMRGGPHTLTDEGVEQRVKARLDRQQRLTGPEPPIFDAIIDEGALLRPVGDQAVMAAQLDHLLKMIELPNITVQVIPLTAGYHRGTRGSLHILEFPDPEDPIIASVETVAGQMVLDRPGELRTCTKIMEHLRSVALSPADSRDQLVRLLKGR